The window AAACTAACACACCATCATCATTCTTAACAATTTTAAAACTTGCTGCTTGAGGGTTTATCATAGGAAATGAGACACTTAAAGTATCCTTCTCGAATGCTATAGAATAAGGAGCATCTTCTTTAGGAAGTATACTAAAATTGCCATACCCTACAGAATCTATTTTGAGAGTGGCTACCTTTTCTGTTTGACTATTTATGATATTTGCTTCCTTTCCATAATACTCAGAATCCTTTGAATAAAAACTTACTAAATTAAGCTGTCCTGAAATTAAATTCCCTCCTTCTGGATAAAATGTGAATTTATCTTTTTTTGAATCTTTAAAATCTTGATTTGGAAATTTAGGATTATGTACGTTGAGCCAATGTTGTGAATAAGAGAGATTTGGGAAATTTAGCATCCAGTTAGTATGTCCCACTAAAAGTAATTCTCCTGTACCTATTGAGGATGGGATTTGAATTACTCCGGTAGAAACCCCATTTTCTATTCTAAGTTTTTGTGAAATAATACTTTTACCTTCGTAAAATAAATCAACATATAAAATCTTACTGGTTTCTGATAAATTATAACTCTCATAATCAAATATGTAAGCTTTAAAATAAATACTGTCTCCAACTAAGTAAATTGATTTATTAGTTTGAAAAATAACTTTTTCGGGAGCTGGCGCTTCGTTTTGGGCACTTACTTTATGCCCTAAAAACATTACACAAATTATCGTTAAAACTCTTGTAACTCTTTTCAAATCTGATATTCCTTTAATGTTCATATTTCCGGGAAATAAGTAGGCCTAGTTGTAAATGCTCCAGGATACAATCTACAATCACAACAATAATCAAAAAATGGTTGACCGCAACCTGGATCCGATTCTGGGCACTGACAAAAATTTTCTTCTGCATTATTTATAAATGGAACAAATATTCTCGTTTTATAATTATTGGATATGCTGAAGTTTCCTAAAGTATAGTCTTCTTTAGAATTGATATTAGAGATATTTCCTATGATATTAGTAGGTGGTGGATCAAATAATCCACCACCATAATCCAATTGATTCTTTTGTGCAAGTGTATACTCATACGTTTGTTTACTTATTGCATTTATATCGAGCTCAATACTATGTCCTCTTAAAAACTTAAAATCTAGTAACAGACTAATTAATGTTAAGTTGTCATTTTCAGGTTTAAGTTCTTGGACATTCAAAGGTCGTTCTGCACTGTCTTTAGCATAACAGAATGTAAAGACAGATAAATCAGATGGAATCTCATCAAACTCATCTTGCAATGACCAGCAATCTGTCAATCCTTGTAATGGTGGATATAACTCAAATGTACTCACGTATCCAGTTTGAAAATAAACTGAAGAGGTTCTCTGCATTTCATTGATACCAATAAAATTTATGCTTTTCAAAAAAACTGCTCTTTCATCCACTACTCTTAATACCTCTTCCACCTCATAATCATAATATTGAAAATCAACTCGCTTTGGAACATCTATTGTTTCCGATGAATATAAGCTACCATCCTGAATCAAAATGAATAATTGGTATGAAGTATTTTGCTCCAAACAAAGTTCTTCGCTAGTTATAGTGTATCTACCTCCTCCTTGATGAATGAAGAAATACTCTTTATTATTTGAATCTTTAATGTAGACTTGTTCTGCAATTATACCACTTGTCGGTTTTATAGTATCTCCTACTGCAAATGTTCTACTTAAGAAAATCTCATGAATGCTATCGTTAACTTTTAGATTGGCGTCAACCACCAATCTATTTTCATTTTTGATATTGTTATAATCAGGATCAAATTCATCAATACATCCTGAACATAAATAAAGAATTAATATAGATATTAAAATTATTCTCAATCTCTTAATGAATTAGGCTGATAGCATTATATGGTTTTTCTAGATTTTCCATCTATTGAGCTGGAAAAAATTCTGGTCTAGTAGTAATAGCACCTGGATACTGTCTGCAATCGCAACAATAATCAAACGGTGGTTCAAAACAAATTCCCTCAGCTGAATAATCGCAGAATGAATAATCAGCATTTGAAATAGCGGGAACATGAACTCTTATTTCATAACTATTAACAATACTGAAGTTTCCTAAGGCATAATCTTCTCTTCTCTGAGGATTGGATATATTACCAATTATATTTGTAGGTGGCGGATCAAATAACCCTCCTCCATAATCTAATTGATTCTTTTGAGCCAAAATATATTCAAAAGTACTTTTATCAATTGAATTAATTATCAAATTCATGCTATACTCTCTAGCAAATTTGAAATCTGTTGGAAGGCTGGCAACTACTATTTCATTATTTTCAGGTTTTAAATCAATTACATTCAATGGGCTATAATCGACATCTGGAGCATAGCAAAAAGTCAGAGATGATAAATCAGGTGGTATTTGATCCTCTTCCCATTTACAGGCTGGCCAGCATATGCTACTACCCTGATAAGGAGGATAAAGAGCAAAAAAACCTTCGTAACCTATCTGATAAAATATTGAATTATTTCTTTGTAGGTTATTTATACCATAGAAATCTATATATTGAACATAAACTTCCTCTTCATCAACTATTATTAACTTATCCTGAAGTCTATACTTAATTTCAGTAAATTTCACTTGCTCAGGTAAGGATACTGGAGTAGAAGAATACTGAGTACCATCTTCTAACTCAATATTTAATTGATAAGTATTATCTAACTCAAAACATAATTCAGATGAGGCTAACTCATAAATACCTTGCCCTTTGTGCACAAATGAATATTCTAAACCATTATCATCTAAGATAAATACCCGATTTGCAATTATAAAATTTGCGCTTGTATCAGCTCCAACATCTATTGTATTGCTCAAAGCAATTTTATAAATAGTATCTGCGTTCGAAAGCTTAGCATCTACCACTATTCTATTTTCATTCTCAATGTTGCTGTAATCAGGTTCGTATGGATCGATACAGCTGATGCAAAGACAATATAAAATGGTATACAGAAATATTTTTTTCAATACATTAAAATTTAAAATTATAGCTCAATGCTGGAATTGGCACACCGATTACAGACAATCGAAATGCATCAATTGTAGACATTGATTGATTAGTTCTAAAAAATACAGAATATGGATTTCTTCTTCCATAAACATTATAGATTATTAAACTCCAATTTGCCTCAATCATTTTATACTTTCTTAAAGTTGTACCTAAATTAAAGGAAATATCCAATCTGTGATAATCAGGTATTCTACTATTATTTCTTTCTGGATAATTTGCTACAATCGCACCATTAAATTCATAAAATGAATTAGGAAAAGTTATTGGCCGCCCAGAGGAATAGACGAAATTTAATGACATATCAAATCTTCTACTAAAAACAATATTTATTAAAGAATTAACATTGTGAGGTTGATCATAAAAAGTAGGAAAAAACTCGCCATTATTAATTGTTTCTGAAGAATTCTCTCCTAGGATTCTTTCAAATGACCTTAACCATGTGTAACTTAACCAACCCGTGAGCTTCCCTACCTTTCTTTTTGCATAAAACTCAATACCGTAAGCTCTTGCCTCACCTTGTATTACTTCCTCATCAATATTATCTGTACCTAATAAGTTTGCCCCATTTCTAAAATCAAGAAAATTATCACTTTCTTTATAAAAACCTTCTACAGAAGTCTCAATATTATTAGAATTGAAATTCTTGAAATAACCTAAAGAAATTTGATTTGCTACTGAGGGATTTATATTATCATTACTTAATCTCCATAAATCAAATGGGGTTATTGATGCAGTGTTTGACAATAAATGAATAAACTGTCTTGATCTATTATAGCCAAATTTAACTGAATTCTTGCGATTGATTTTATAATTGATTGAGAATCTTGGATCTAACCCTACTTGATTTTCAGAAACTTCTTTCGAATAATAAGATGATCGTAGACCTATTAGGACATCAATTTTTTTAACTGGTGAAAAACGATCAGTAATAAAAGTAGAAACAGAATAAGCTTCTTGATTTGGATATGAAAAAGTATTTTCTGCATTCCCAACTACTTCTTTAATAGCACCAGAATTAACATTATATTCTATTGCCTCAACACCTGCTTTAATATCATGAATATCAAATATTGTTGTTTCTATGGATGTTAAAAACTTATGATTCTGAACATATGCATCTAAATTATAACTCTCATTAATGTCATTTTCGCCAAAGCTATAATTATACCTACTATAACTATAATGAAAATCAAGAAATAAGTTATTTGTAATATTATTACCATAATTAAGAGACAGCAAATTATTATCATAATTTAAAATAACTTCATCTCTTAAGTTAAATCGATCCAAACTTTTATATGCAGAGGCTTTAATGAAGCTTTTATCGGATATATTATGTTTATATGATAAATTAAAATCACCAAAAGCTGAGCTGCTTGTATTCAGATCTCTAGCTTCGAGAAAACTCGTAATAATATTGGGATAAGCTGCCCTTATACTAGAGCTAAGAGAGCTCTTATCTTTAATTATTGGGGTATTAATACTCAAACGACTTGCAATTATACCAACCCCACCATAACCATTTAAATTCTCAGCATTTCTGCCATCTCTTAATTCCATTTTCAAAATGGAGGAGGTTCTTCCTCCATATTCTGCAGGCATAATACCTTTAAATAATTCAACACTTGAGATAGCATCTGAATTTACCGAACCGTATAATCCAAATAAATGTCCTCCATTATATAATATACCATTGTCTATCAATATTAGATTTTCGCTACCACTACTACCTCTCACATTAAAGCCAGCCGAAGTCTCGCCTGAATTTCCTACACCAGGTAAACTTGATAAACTTTTTATCACATCTGCTTCACCTAAAAAAGGAGGGATTTTTTCAATTTCTTCTAAAGTCATCCTTTCTGAACCTGCAGTATTATCTGAAATATTTTCATCAGGTCTAGTAGCTGATACAGAGACTTCCTCTAATTGTAAAAAATCTCTAAAAAGATTAATATCTAATTTAGAACTACTATTTAAAACTAGTTCCACATCTAAATCAGATATCCCCAAAGCTTTAAAAGAAACTCTATTATAACCAACAGGTAATTTTAATTCATAGTAACCATTAGAACTAGTAACTTCTTGAATCCCAGTATTAGATGTAATAAGAGCTCCACTAATCGGTTTTGAATCCTCAGCTGAATTTATATATCCAGTTAATTTAGCTGAATCAAGACCAAGTTCAACTTGACCCAATACCAAGGGGCTTGTATTTTTATTTCCTGTCTTTTCTTGTTGGTAAGTAAAATTTTGAGGTGGAGATTTTAAAAGGACGATAAAGTTTGGTTCATACAATAAATATCTTAATTCTAATTGTGATAGACAATTATCCATTAATTCCTCTATAGTATACTCTCCCTGGTTTATTGATAAAAATTTATTTTCTATCCAAGCCTCTTTATACTTAAGCTTGAATGATGATTTCCTTTCTATAAGATTAGCAAGTTGATTAAATGATATTGAATCATATGATTGATCAATAGTGACTCTATCTGTTAATAGATTCTGACTTTTAAGTTGATTGCTGATAAAACTCAAAAGCACTATCGATAAAAAGATAGTTCTCAAAAATAGGTGATTGAAATTTATTTTATTCATAATAAGAAGACAATATAAAGAGAACTTTTTATCAAATCAATTAGTAGTTTAGTTAAAATATAATTGACTACCTCAATATTATTGGTAGAAATACAATATCTGTTACTAAAGCAATAAACATGCCAAAGGTTAAGAAAAACCCCAAATAAAAGGTAGTGGCGAATGATGAGAAAGTGAATAAAACAAAGCCTCCAATAATTAAGATTGAGGTGATTAAGATTGCTAAACCAGCTGATCTTAAGGTTTTAATGATTCGCCAAATGGGTGAGCGTGCAGTTTGCTTTTTAAAACTACCTAAAAAGTGAATAGTATCATCAACGGCTATACCAAAAGACACCACAAAAATAATAGCTGTTGTTAACTTTAAAGGCACTTCCATGAATCCCATCAGTCCTGCAGTTAATATTAGAGGAATAACATTAGGAATAAGACTAATCAATAGCATTTTAAAAGATTTGAAATAGATAGCGATAAACAATGCTATTATAAAAATTGCAAACACTAATCCCTTAATTAATTCAATGGATAAGTTTTCATTACTTTTATCAATTAAATAGGTGGTCCCTGTTAATTTAGTGTCTAATACCTTAGAATCAATATTGGATTTAATAAATTCTCTTAGCTTATCATTCCGCTTTTGAGTAGCATTTGAACCCCATTCAGGAATAAATCCAGTGAACCTACCATATTTTAAGCTTGAATCTACAACATTATTTGCTATACCCTTCTGTAATAGAAATTTCCTAGTGGATTTTTGCTTATCATAGTTTAATTCATTGGGTAATTTGTATTGATTGAATACTCCTCCATTTTCAATTTGATTAGCATATTTTACTAGCTCAAGAGGAGATACAACATTTTCAATTTTAAAGGAATCTTTTAAGTACTGTTCAATTTTTAATATTTCAACTAAAATATCATAATTTAGTATAGTTTCATTTTTATCAGCTGGATAAATAGCCATTTCCCATGGTTTTGAACCCCCGTAAAATCTATCCATGAAGGTAAAATCATCTCGAACCTGAGAATTTTTAGGTAAATCCTTCAATAGATATGCATCAGTTTTCAGTTTAAAAACCCCAAAAAATGATACTACTACAATCAATAAATAAACTAGAATAATAGCTCTTCGATTTTTTAAAATTTTAACGGTCCATTTTCTAAAGGGTAATTTAATTTGTTGATTTCGATAGTTCTTTCTAATTAATAAAGGACCGATTGCAAAATTGACAACAAAAGCTATTAAAACTCCGATACCGGCAAATAGTCCCAATTCATTTATAGGTTCAGTTGGTAAAACCAGTAAGCTAAAGAAACCCACTGCGGTGGTAATAGAGGTTAAAAGCGTAGCTGAAAACACTTTTTTAATAGATAACTTTAAACGTCTTATAAAATCCTGCTCTGGATTTTGTCGGTAAGCATTTATTAAATGAATGGCATCTGAGGTTGAAACAAACAATATAATAGGTGGAATCAATACGCTTAAAATACTGAGCTCCACTTGAAACATTGCCATAAACCCTAAAAGATAAATTAATGATGAAATGCTCATCATTAATGGTAGAAGCATAATGTTAAAAGAACGATAAATCAGTAAAAGTAACAGAATAGTAACTCCTATTCCTGCCGCTAGGAAAATACTAAAATCCGATTTTATATGATCAACAAAACTCTGCTGAGCTACTAACTTCCCAACTATTCTATAATTGCTTAGATTATTTTCTTGAAGAGATACTTTCAATTTATTGAAGAATTGAAATTCTTCTTTTGGTGAAGTAAAATGTCTATGATTGAGCTGAATTATAGTGGATTGAGCATCATTGGAAATAAATTTAGAATATAAATCATGAGAAGATATTCTGACACTATCACTTTTAAGGCGATTCTCATCATCAACATGGAGTAACGGAATTGCATTATAACCAAAGGGAGCTTTAATAATATGTTTTAGTTCAAAAAGAGATCGAGCGCTTTGAATCCCGTCAATTGAATCTATGGAATTCGTCCAATGTTCTAGTTTTTGCAAAAAAGATGATTGAAATATTGAAGGTGAATTTTGAATTGCTACTAGCAAGTAATCATTATCATATCCAAATTTTTCAACATGCTGCTCAAAAAACACTCTGTCCTCATTTCCCTCAGCAAAGAATTTTTCAAATTCAAAACTTACACTCAATTTAGGGAATTGCGAAATAAAAAATGCTAAGCTGATAATCCATACCGCATATAGCATCACCCTAAATTCTTTATCCTTAAAATTATTATAGTAGTTGCTGATTATTTTTTTCAAAAAATTAAGGTTTTTGACTGATGCATTTATTAACGAGAAAAAGTTCAGAAACAGATTTAAAAATTATGGATTTCTATTTTCTACTGTATGTTTAGCTAATATTCTTTTAGATTCCTTTTTAACTAATGGATCTTTCCTCATATCCCAGATTACTGTTCTTGCTTTCTTCCCTGCTTCTTCAAGATCAACAATAGGTTGAGGATAATCTTTTCCGATCTCAATGTTAAGATCCTTCTGTTCAATGTAGCTTAATTTCCATGGTTCATGAATAAAGTTTTTGGGAACATCTTTTAACTCCGGAATCCATGATTTTATAAAATCACCATCAGGATCATGATCAATTGATTGTTTTACAGGATTATACATTCTGATAGTATTAATACCGGTAACCCCTGATTGCATTTGAAATTGCGGATAGTGTATTCCAGGTTCGAAATCTAAAAACATCCTACCTAAATGCATAGCCCCTCTTTTCCAAGGTTGCCATAAATGGTAAGATAAAAAAGAAACCAGCATAGCACGCATTCGGAAGTTAAGATAACCCGTTGAGTTCACACATCTCATACAAGCATCTATTAGAGGAAACCCAGTTTCGCCCTCCTTCCAGGAACTATATAAAATATCATTTTCATCCGTTCTAATTGAGTTGTATCCTCTATTAATATTTTCAAATTCATAGCGGTCTTCCATTTCAAATTTCTGTATGAAATGACAATGCCATCTTAATCGAGAAGCAAAATTATTTAAAGCACTTTTATTTCCATTCTCCTTGGCCTTCTTCATAGACTGGTATACCGATCTCATACTGACATTACCATATGCTAGATAAGGTGATAAACGGCTGCAAGAAGTTCTAGCAGCTGAAGGCTTACTAATATTTTTACTGTACTGAAAATGACGCTCTGAAAGAAACCCATTTAAATATCGTTTTGAATTTATGCTTCCACCTTTCTGAGTAACTCCAGCTTCTTTTTTAATTCCTAAATCCTTGGACGAATTAACTATTGGAACTTTTGATAAATCACTTATGTGAAATGGATTAATTTCAGCAATTTGATTCTTAATTAAACCGTTTTCCATGAAAGCATACCATGCTTTAGACCAATTATCTCGATTTCTTCTACCCCTCTGTACACCAAATTGAGGAAACTCTTTCCAAACAATATTATGTTGGTTACAAAATTTCTTCACTTCTACATCTCGGTGGAAAGTCAGTTCTATCCCAGTCTCTTCATGGGATAGTAGATATTTGATATGATATTTCTCACTAATCTCATTTAAAAAATCTGTAGGTTTTCCATGAATTTGAATTAAATGAATATCATAGGTTTTTAGCTGATCGCTTAATTCAGCTAAAGATTCGGAAATAAATTGCCAATGCCTATTACTGTAATCCTGAGCAAATAACAATTCTGGTTCCCATGCATAAAAAATTAAAGTAGGTAATTGCAGTTCAGCTGCTTTTTGAAGAGGAGCATGATCTTCTAAACGTAAATCTCTTTTAAGCCAGACAATGGAAATAGGTTGTTTCATTAAAAATACCGAGGATATAACTGAAAAACTTTAATGAATAAGCTTTGTTTTAACTTTTAAAACAAAAAAAACCGGAATAGCACATGATATGCTAAACCGGTTTTAACCGTAAATAAAACTAGATTTATTTTCTTAAAAAGTCTCTGAGTACATATTGAAGAATTCCTTTATTCTTATAGTATTCAACCTCAATTTGAGAATCCAATCTTGCTAAGACTTCAAATTTGATTTCAGTTCCATCAGATTTCATAGCTTTAGCAGATAACTTTTTAGATGGAGTTAGTCCTTCTGATATGCCAGTTATTGAAATTTTTTCAGAACCATCCAAACCTAAGCTCTCCGCTGATTCACCCTCGCTATACTGTAATGGTAAAACTCCCATTCCAACCAGATTACTTCTGTGAATTCTTTCATAGCTTTCAGCAATAACTGCTTTTACTCCCAATAAATAGGTTCCTTTAGCGGCCCAGTCTCTTGAGGAACCACTACCATATTCTTTCCCACCTAAAACAACGAGAGGGATATTATTCTCTTTATATTTTTGGGCTGCATCAAAGACTGTCATCTCCTCTCCTGTTGGGATATACTGAGTATAACCTCCTTCTTTTTCAGCTAACTGATTCTTGATTCTAACATTTGCAAATGTTCCTCGAGTCATAATTTCATCATTACCTCTTCTGGAACCATATGAGTTAAAATCCTTTCTCTCAACTCCTCTCCCTTTTAAATATTTACCCGCAGGGCTATCCTCTGCAAATGCACCAGCTGGAGATATGTGGTCTGTAGTAATCGAATCTCCTAGTTTCAATAATACCTGGGCCTCATTGATATCTTCAAAATCTTCTGCTTCCTCTGTTATATCTTTAAAAAATGGCGCCTCCTTTATATAGGTTGATGCATCATCCCATTCGTAATCTTTAGAATCTGGAGCTTTCATAGACTTCCATTGTTCATTTCCATCGAAAATCTCGCCATAGTTCTTTTTGTAAGAATCAGGAGAAAGAACCTTTCGCATCACTTCAAAGATCTCATCCTGACTAGGCCAGATATCTTTTAAATAAACGGGTTCCCCATTCACATCATAACTTAATGGATCATTGTTGAGATCAATATCAACTCTACCTGCTATAGCATATGCCACAACTAACATGGGTGACATCAAGAAATTCATTTTTACATCTGGATGAACCCTAGCTTCAAAGTTTCTATTTCCTGATAATACAGAAGATACCACCAAATCATTTTCTTTAACTGCCTTTGCAATATGAGGTGGAAGTGGTCCTGAATTCCCTATACATGAAGTACAACCGTACCCTACCACATGGAATTTTAATGCTTCCAAATCATCTAATAATCCTGCAGCTTCTAAATAATCGGTTACCACTTTTGAACCAGGGGCTAAACTTGTTTTAACCCATGGTTTTACATCTATCCCTCTTTCAATTGCTTTCTGTGCTACTAGGCCAGCTCCTAACATTACGCTTGGATTAGAAGTATTCGTACAACTAGTAATGGCAGCAATCACGATTGATCCGTCACTTAAGCTAAACTCATCATTATGGGTCTTAATTTTAACAGTTTTTAAACCATTTTCCTGTTCCGTTTCTATCGCTACATCATCAGCAACTGGTTGTTGAACTGGTTGTGATCCTCCTTCAGAATACCATCTGCTGACTGGTCTCTCGTACATTCCTAGGTAATCTCTACCATGCTCAGTCTTAAGAAGGTCTTTGAATTTATCTTCAAACTCTCTTACTAAAATTTTATCTTGAGGTCTCTTAGGCCCAGAAACTGTAGGTTCTACAGTACTTAAGTCTAGTTCTAATACTGTAGAATAATTGATTTTATCTTCATTTTCTCTCCATAGCATATTTGATTTAGTATATTTTTCCACCAAATCAATTTGGTCTTTGGAACGATTAGTCTTTTCCATATACGACAAAGTTTGATCATCTATTGGGAAATAGGTAACCGTACAGCCAAATTCAGGTGACATATTTGAGATTGTAGCCCTATCAGGAATGGTTAGCTTATCTAATCCGGGACCGAATACCTCCACAAACTTGCCTACTACTCCATGGCTTCTGAGTAAATGTGTAATGGTTAAAACTAAATCAGTTGCGGTAGTTCCTAATGGTAATTCACCAGTCAGTTTTAAACCAATCACTTCTGGCATGATGAAATAAATAGGCTGACCTAATATTGCCGCTTCTGCTTCAATTCCACCTACACCCCAGCCTACAACTCCGATTCCATTTACCATAGGGGTATGTGAATCTGTTCCTACTAAAGTATCAGGAAAAACGTACCCATCTCTAGCGATTGCCCCTTGTGCTAAATACTCTAAGTTAACTTGGTGGCAAATCCCCATACCTGGAGGCACAACAGAAAAATTGTTAAATGCCTTTTGAGCCCATTTTAAAAATTGATAGCGCTCACCATTTCTTTCATATTCTTTATCTACATTTTTAGCATAAGAATAATTGGTGCCAAAATAATCTACTTGAACTGAGTGATCTATTACTAAATCAACAGGAATGAGCGGATTTATCTTTTGTGGGTCTTTACCTTTTCTTACTGCCTCTGCTCTTAAAGAAGCTATATCAACTACTGCTGGTACTCCAGTAAAGTCTTGCATTAAAACCCTAGCTGGCTTATAAGGTATATCCTTATCAGAAGCTTCTGGTTTCCAGTTTAATAGGGTTTCTATATTTTCTTTAGTTATCGCAAAATCATCATAATTTCTTAAGGCATTTTCAAGAAGGATTCTTATTGAGAAAGGTAGTTTATCAATATCATAACCTTGATTTTGAAGTTCTTGTAAACTGTAATATTTAAGCTTACCCTTCTGACTATCAAGTTCTTTAACAATTTTAAATGGGTCTTTATGCATAGTGAAAAAGTTTTAGTTTAAAAGTTGATAATAAAAAAGGAGGTTATAACTCTTCATAACCTCCTTTATTAACCCATTTTATTACAAAATGTTACTCAAGACTTATAACCAGATCATCCTGTTCCACC is drawn from Marivirga arenosa and contains these coding sequences:
- the acnA gene encoding aconitate hydratase AcnA, with protein sequence MHKDPFKIVKELDSQKGKLKYYSLQELQNQGYDIDKLPFSIRILLENALRNYDDFAITKENIETLLNWKPEASDKDIPYKPARVLMQDFTGVPAVVDIASLRAEAVRKGKDPQKINPLIPVDLVIDHSVQVDYFGTNYSYAKNVDKEYERNGERYQFLKWAQKAFNNFSVVPPGMGICHQVNLEYLAQGAIARDGYVFPDTLVGTDSHTPMVNGIGVVGWGVGGIEAEAAILGQPIYFIMPEVIGLKLTGELPLGTTATDLVLTITHLLRSHGVVGKFVEVFGPGLDKLTIPDRATISNMSPEFGCTVTYFPIDDQTLSYMEKTNRSKDQIDLVEKYTKSNMLWRENEDKINYSTVLELDLSTVEPTVSGPKRPQDKILVREFEDKFKDLLKTEHGRDYLGMYERPVSRWYSEGGSQPVQQPVADDVAIETEQENGLKTVKIKTHNDEFSLSDGSIVIAAITSCTNTSNPSVMLGAGLVAQKAIERGIDVKPWVKTSLAPGSKVVTDYLEAAGLLDDLEALKFHVVGYGCTSCIGNSGPLPPHIAKAVKENDLVVSSVLSGNRNFEARVHPDVKMNFLMSPMLVVAYAIAGRVDIDLNNDPLSYDVNGEPVYLKDIWPSQDEIFEVMRKVLSPDSYKKNYGEIFDGNEQWKSMKAPDSKDYEWDDASTYIKEAPFFKDITEEAEDFEDINEAQVLLKLGDSITTDHISPAGAFAEDSPAGKYLKGRGVERKDFNSYGSRRGNDEIMTRGTFANVRIKNQLAEKEGGYTQYIPTGEEMTVFDAAQKYKENNIPLVVLGGKEYGSGSSRDWAAKGTYLLGVKAVIAESYERIHRSNLVGMGVLPLQYSEGESAESLGLDGSEKISITGISEGLTPSKKLSAKAMKSDGTEIKFEVLARLDSQIEVEYYKNKGILQYVLRDFLRK